In Eretmochelys imbricata isolate rEreImb1 chromosome 14, rEreImb1.hap1, whole genome shotgun sequence, a genomic segment contains:
- the LOC144274235 gene encoding olfactory receptor 10A7-like encodes MANTEGRNQTSITEFVLLGFRDLPELLALLFLLFRVICIVTLAGNILIVALVVADRRFHTPMYFFLRNLSCLETCYTSTLLPRVLASFLTGDNTISVSGCMTQFYFVSFFAAAECYLLAVMSYDRYSAICKPLHYAALMNTRFCLSLAAGSWINGFLAGIIVIVLMLQLTFSGPNKIDHFCCESTEMLNLCCNGTNQIELVITILAAIFTLPPFVLTVMSHVCIIFTILRIPSTAGRQKAFSTCSSHLIVVAIFCGTLITVYLLPKTNTLERPEQSVLHLLRNSDSYGQSLHIQPD; translated from the coding sequence ATGGCAAACACAGAAGGGAGGAATCAAACGTCCATCACAGAATTCGTCCTCCTGGGATTCAGGGATCTTCCTGAACTGCTGGCCCTACTCTTCCTGCTGTTTCGAGTGATCTGCATTGTGACCTTGGCCGGGAACATCCTCATTGTTGCGCTAGTTGTGGCTGATCGGCGctttcacacccccatgtacttcttcctgaggaacttgtcctgcttggagacctgctacacctccaccctcctgcccagggtACTGGCCAGTTTCCTGACAGGGGACAATACCATTTCTGTTAGTGGTTGTAtgacacaattttattttgttagtttctttgctgCTGCAGAATGCTATCTGCTAGCAGTGATGTCATATGATCGGTACTCGGCGATATGCAAACCGCTCCATTATGCGGCCCTCATGAATACCAGGTTCTGCTTGTCGTTAGCAGCTGGGTCTTGGATAAATGGATTTCTGGCTGGTATCATAGTAATAGTTCTTATGTTACAATTAACTTTCTCTGGCCCCAATAAAATCGATCATTTCTGCTGTGAATCCACAGAAATGTTAAATCTCTGCTGCAATGGCACCAACCAGATAGAGCTTGTCATTACCATCCTGGCTGCTATATTCACTCTGCCTCCATTTGTATTAACCGTGATGTCCCACGTGTGTATCATcttcaccatcctgagaatcccttccaccgccgggaggcaaaaggcattttctacctgctcctctcacctcattgtggtggcCATTTTCTGTGGGACCCTAATCACTGTGTACCTGCTACCAAAAACCAACACACTGGagagacctgaacaaagtgttcttCATCTGCTACGCAATTCTGACTCCTATGGCCAATCCCTTCATATACAGCCTGATTAA